The genomic region AGGCGATGTCCAACGGCCGTGCGGAGACCCGCTTCGAGGACGTCAAGCGCACCTTCCCCAAGCCGATCAACATCTCCTCGGAGGTGCTGCTGGACCGTGAGCGTTGCGTGCTGTGCGCCCGCTGCACCCGGTTCTCCGAACAGATCGCCGGTGACCCGTTCATCGAGCTGCTCGAACGGGGCGCGTTGCAACAGGTCGGCATCGCCCCGGGCGAGCCGTTCCAGTCGTACTACTCCGGCAACACCGTGCAGATCTGCCCGGTCGGAGCGCTCACCGGCGCCGCCTACCGGTTCCGCGCCCGGCCCTTCGACCTGGTGTCCAGCCCCAGCGTGTGCGAACACTGTTCGTCGGGTTGCGCGCAGCGCACCGACCACCGTCGCGGAAAAGTGTTGCGGCGCTTGGCTGGTGACGACCCCGAGGTCAACGAGGAGTGGAACTGCGACAAGGGCCGCTGGGCCTTCACCTACACCACCCAGGGTGACCGGATCGCCACCCCGCTGGTGCGCGACGAGGAGGACGGAGCGTTGCGGCCGGCCTCCTGGTCCGAGGCGATCAGCGTCGCCAGCGCCGGCCTGGCTGCCGCCCGGGGAAACGCGGGCGTGCTGGTGGGTGGACGGATGACGGTCGAAGACGCCTACGCCTACTCGAAGTTCGCCCGGATGGTGTTGCAGACCAACGACATCGACTTCCGTGCGCGGCCCCACAGCGCCGAGGAGGCCGACTTCCTCGCCGCCCACATCGCGGGTCAACCGATGCAGGTCACCTACGCCGATCTGGAGCAGGCCCCCGCCGTGCTGCTGGCCGGGTTCGAACCGGAAGAGGAGTCGCCGATCGTCTTCCTGCGGTTGCGCAAGGCCGTCCGCAAGAAGGGACTGCAAGTCAAGTCCGTCGCCCCGTTCGCCAGCCGCGCGCTGGCCAAACTGCGCGGTCAATTGATCGCCGCGGCACCGGGTGGCGAAGCGGCGGCGCTCGACGGGCTGGTGGATGACGCGCAGTTGACGATGCCGGGCGCGGTGATCCTGGTCGGCGAGCGGCTGGCCACCTCACCCGGGGCGCTGTCGGCCGCAGGCAGGTTGGCGGCCGCGACCGGCGCCCGGCTGGCGTGGATACCGCGACGTGCCGGCGAACGCGGCGCCCTGGAGGCCGGTGCGCTGCCCGGTCTGCTGCCCGGTGGTCGTCCGCTCTCGGATCCGGCGGCGCGCGAGCAGACGTCCGCCGGGTGGAGCTTCGGCGAGCTGCCGAGCACGCCCGGCCGCGACACCGCCGCGATCCTCGACGCCGCCCGCCGCGGCGAGTTGGGCGCGCTGGTGGTCGGCGGGGTGGAGCCGGCCGATCTGCCCGACCCCGACGCGGCGTTGGCCGCGATCCAGGCGGTGCCGTTCGTCGTGAGCCTCGAAATCAGGGACAGCGCCGTGACCGCGCTCGCCGACGTGGTGTTCCCCGTCGCACCCGTCACCGAGAAGGACGGCGCGTTCATGAACTGGGAGGGGCGCATTCGTCCCTTCGGCCCGTCGCTACAGAGCAACGCCGCCGCTGACCGCCGGGTGCTCGGATTCCTGGCCGACGAGTTCGGCATCGACCTGAACATGTCGAGTGCTACGGCCGCGGGTGAGGAGCTGGCGCGGCTCGGGCTCTGGGGCGGTCGACGCCAGGACGGGCCCGCGGTCACCGCGCCGGAGCCGACGCCACCGGCCCCTGGGCAGGCCGTGCTGGCCGGCTGGCGGCTATTGCTGGACGCCGGCCGACTGCAGGACGGCGAACCCCATCTGGCGGGTACCGCCCATGTCGCCGTGGCCCGGATGTCGGCGGCCACCGCCACAGGCATCGGCGCCGCCGACGGCGATCTGGTGACGGTGGGCACCGGCCGCGGGCAACTGACGCTGCCGCTGGAGATCACCGCGATGCCCGACGGCACCGTGTGGGTGCCGCTGAACTCCATCGGTTCGCAGGTGCACCTGACGCTCGGGGTGACTGCCGGAGCCGTCGTGTCGATCGGGCGGGCCTCATCATGACGTATCCCGATCCGACGCTCTTCGGTCACGATCCATGGTGGCTGATCGTCGTCAAGGCGGTCGCGATCTTCGCGTTCCTCATGCTGTCGGTGTTGGTCGCGATCCTGATCGAGCGAAAGTTGCTCGGCTGGATGCAGATGCGCCCCGGCCCCAACCGCGTCGGGCCGTGGGGACTGCTGCAGTCGCTGGTGGACGGGGTCAAGCTGGCGCTCAAGGAGGGGCTGATCCCGGCAGGGGTGGACAGGTTCGTCTATCTCGCCGCACCGGTGATCGCGGCGGTTCCCGCGTTCATCGCGTTCGCCGTGATCCCCATGGGCGGCGAGGTGTCCGTCTTCGGGCAGCGCACCGCGTTGCAGTTGACCGACATGCCGGTCGCGGTCCTGTACGTGCTGGCGGCGACGTCGATCGGCGTGTACGGAATCGTGTTGGCGGGCTGGGCTTCCGGATCCACCTATCCCCTGCTGGGCGGGCTGCGGTCCAGTGCGCAGGTGATCTCCTACGAGATCGCGATGGCGCTGTCGTTCGTGGCGGTGTTCCTCTACGCGGGCACCATGTCGACATCCGGGATCGTCGCAAGCCAGCAGGGTCTCTGGTTCATCTTCCCGCTGCTGCCGTCGTTCATCATCTACCTCATCTCCATGGTCGGTGAAACCAACCGCGCGCCTTTCGATCTGCCCGAGGCCGAGGGCGAACTGGTCGGCGGGTTCCACACCGAGTACTCGTCGATCAAATTCGCGATGTTCATGCTCGCCGAGTACGTGAACATGATCACGGTCTCCGCGCTGGCGACCACGTTGTTCCTCGGCGGTTGGCACGCGCCGTGGCCGATCAACATGTGGGACGGCGCCAACTCCGGCTGGTGGCCCCTCCTGTGGTTCATCGCCAAGGTCTGGGGCTTCATGTTCGTCTTCTTCTGGTTGCGCGGCACCCTGCCCCGCATGCGCTACGACCAGTTCATGGCGTTGGGCTGGAAGATCCTGATGCCCGTGTCGCTGGTGTGGATCGTGATCGTCTCGAGCGTCCGCAGCTTGCGCAACCAGGGCTACGACGACCTCACCGCGGCCCTGATCACGGTGGCCGTCGTGGTCGCGCTGCTGGTGCTGGTCGGACTCTGGC from Mycobacterium sp. IDR2000157661 harbors:
- a CDS encoding NADH-quinone oxidoreductase subunit G, translated to MTQTADTGTEVTPVEMVNLTIDGVGVNVPKGTLVIRAAELIGVQIPRFCDHPLLDPVGACRQCLVEVEGQRKPMASCTTACTSDMVVRTQLTSEAADKAQQGVMELLLINHPLDCPVCDKGGECPLQNQAMSNGRAETRFEDVKRTFPKPINISSEVLLDRERCVLCARCTRFSEQIAGDPFIELLERGALQQVGIAPGEPFQSYYSGNTVQICPVGALTGAAYRFRARPFDLVSSPSVCEHCSSGCAQRTDHRRGKVLRRLAGDDPEVNEEWNCDKGRWAFTYTTQGDRIATPLVRDEEDGALRPASWSEAISVASAGLAAARGNAGVLVGGRMTVEDAYAYSKFARMVLQTNDIDFRARPHSAEEADFLAAHIAGQPMQVTYADLEQAPAVLLAGFEPEEESPIVFLRLRKAVRKKGLQVKSVAPFASRALAKLRGQLIAAAPGGEAAALDGLVDDAQLTMPGAVILVGERLATSPGALSAAGRLAAATGARLAWIPRRAGERGALEAGALPGLLPGGRPLSDPAAREQTSAGWSFGELPSTPGRDTAAILDAARRGELGALVVGGVEPADLPDPDAALAAIQAVPFVVSLEIRDSAVTALADVVFPVAPVTEKDGAFMNWEGRIRPFGPSLQSNAAADRRVLGFLADEFGIDLNMSSATAAGEELARLGLWGGRRQDGPAVTAPEPTPPAPGQAVLAGWRLLLDAGRLQDGEPHLAGTAHVAVARMSAATATGIGAADGDLVTVGTGRGQLTLPLEITAMPDGTVWVPLNSIGSQVHLTLGVTAGAVVSIGRASS
- the nuoH gene encoding NADH-quinone oxidoreductase subunit NuoH; protein product: MTYPDPTLFGHDPWWLIVVKAVAIFAFLMLSVLVAILIERKLLGWMQMRPGPNRVGPWGLLQSLVDGVKLALKEGLIPAGVDRFVYLAAPVIAAVPAFIAFAVIPMGGEVSVFGQRTALQLTDMPVAVLYVLAATSIGVYGIVLAGWASGSTYPLLGGLRSSAQVISYEIAMALSFVAVFLYAGTMSTSGIVASQQGLWFIFPLLPSFIIYLISMVGETNRAPFDLPEAEGELVGGFHTEYSSIKFAMFMLAEYVNMITVSALATTLFLGGWHAPWPINMWDGANSGWWPLLWFIAKVWGFMFVFFWLRGTLPRMRYDQFMALGWKILMPVSLVWIVIVSSVRSLRNQGYDDLTAALITVAVVVALLVLVGLWRTVRSRRMPATTVQDLESGAYPVPPLPSTGTAPKEKSNA